GGCCGCACCATGGAGCTGGGCGGGCCGCAGGACGAACCGGCCTTCGGGCGCGGCCTGCGCGTGGCGTGCTCCAAGCTGGGCGCTTTGGGCGTGCTCTCCACCGTCTTCAGCGTGCGCACCCTGGGGCTCACCCGCCAGCTCCCCGGCAGCGCCCAGCCCGACTACCTGTCCGGGCTGCTGATCGGGCACGAGGTGGCGGCGCTGGCGTCCACCCTGCGGGACGGTCCGGCGGTGGTGCTGTGCGGCGAGCCGGAGCTGTGCCTGCGCTACGCGACCGCGCTGGAAGCGCAGGGCCTGCCGACACCCGAGATCCGTTCCGGCGTGACGCCCCTGGGCCTGTGGCGCATCGCCCAGGCCGCTGAACTGGTATGAAGCGCCCCTCGCGCCGCCGCTCTGGAACACCGACATGAACATCCCCCGCTCCTTTCACCAGGCCCTGTCCGAGTGCGGCCTGATCGCCATCCTGCGTGGCCTGCGGCCCGAAGAGGCCGTCGCCATCGGCCGCGCCTTGTACGACGCGGGCTTTCGCATCATCGAAGTCCCGCTGAACTCACCCGATCCGCTGGCCAGCATCCGCGCCCTGCGCGACGCCTTGCCGGCCGATGCCCTGGTGGGCGCCGGCACGGTCATCTCGGCGCAGGCCTGTGCCGACGTGGCCGCCGCGGGCGGGCAGATCGTGGTCATGCCGCACAGCGACCCGGCGGTGATCCGCGCGGCCAAGGCCGCCGGCATGGCCTGCGCGCCCGGTGTGGCCACCCTGACCGAGGCCTACGCCGCGCTGGCCGCGGGCGCGGACATCCTCAAACTGTTTCCCGCCGAAGCCCTGAGCCCCGCCGTGCTGAAAGCGTGGCGCGCCGTGCTCAGGCCCCCGGTAGCCCTGGTGCCCGTGGGCGGCATCACGCCCGAGAGCATCGCGCCCTATGCCGCCGCCGGCGCCAGCGGTTTCGGCCTGGGCTCGGCCCTGTACCGCCCCGGCGACAGCGCCGCCGACGTGGCCCGCCACGCCGCCGCCTTCATGCAGGCCTGGCGCCTGGCCTGCCCCGCTGCCTGACGCCCCAACACCCCTCACCCCATTCCCGACGAGCACGTTTCCATGAAGATCACCCGACTGACCACGTTCCTGGTGCCACCGCGCTGGTGTTTCCTGAAAATCGAGACCGACGAAGGCATCACCGGCTGGGGTGAGCCCGTGCTGGAAGGCCGCGCCCACACCGTGGCCGCGATGGTCGAAGAACTCGCCGACTACCTGGTCGGCAAGGACCCGCGCCACATCGAAGACCACTGGACCGTGATGTACCGCGCCGGCTTCTACCGCGGCGGCGGTATCCACATGAGCGCGCTCGCCGGCATCGACCAGGCGCTGTGGGACATCAAGGGCAAGGCGCTGGGCGTGCCGGTGTCCGAGCTGCTGGGCGGCAGCGTGCGCGACCGCATCCGCGTCTACAGCTGGATCGGCGGCGACCGCCCCAGCGACACCGCCGCCGCCGCGAAAGCGGCCGTGGCCCGGGGTTTCACCGCCGTCAAGATGAACGGCACCGAGGAGCTGCAGTTCATCGACACCCACGACAAGATCGAGCGCTGCCTGGCCAACGTGGCCGCCGTGCGCGAGGCCGTGGGGCCCAACGTCGGCATCGGCGTGGACTTCCACGGCCGGGTGCACAAGCCCATGGCCAAGGTGCTGGTGCGCGAGCTGGAGCCCTACAAGCTGATGTTCGTGGAAGAGCCGGTGCTGAGCGAGCACCACGAGGCGCTCAAGGAGCTGGCCCACGTGGCGACCATGCCGATCGCGCTGGGCGAGCGGCTGTACTCGCGCTGGGACTTCAAGCGCATCCTGTCCGAAGGCTACGTGGACATCATCCAGCCCGACCCGTCGCACGCCGGCGGCATCACCGAAACCCGCAAGATCGCGGCCATGGCCGAGGCCTACGACGTGGCGCTGGCGCTGCACTGCCCGCTCGGCCCCATCGCGCTGGCGGCCAACCTGCAGATCGACGCCGGCTGCTACAACGCCTTCATCCAGGAGCAGAGCCTGGGCATCCACTACAACGCCGCCAACGACCTGCTGGACTACGTGAGCAACCCCGAGGTGTTCGCCTACCAGGACGGCATGGTCACCATCCCCACCGGCCCGGGCCTGGGCATCGAGGTCAACGAAGCCTACGTGCAGGAACGCGCCACCGAAGGCCACCGCTGGCGCAACCCGGTGTGGCGCCACAAGGACGGCAGCTTCGCCGAGTGGTGAGAGGCCGCCGGGGCATCGCCCCGGCCCTCGCTCAACGCTCCCAGACCGCCCGAATGCCGGAGCCCGACAGGGTCTGGCTGTTCGAGGCGCCCACGGAGATCAAGGACCAGTGTCCCGGTGAAGCCTTCATGTGGTTCAGCGCATAGGACAGCTCCGCCACACGCGTCCAACCGTCCAATTGGTATTCGACCCGAACCTTGTCAGGGTAGGTGCCGGCCTGCACCGACAGCAGTCGTATGCCAGGCATGTCAATGCCTTCGAGCCCCCCCATCAATTTGTTCCAGTCGTGGCGCAGCGTGGCATCGGCCTCTTTGACCCAGGGTGGCTCTGCCTGCGGAGAACCCTCGGGCTTCCGCACCTCCAAGGCCCCCCGGATGTTCGCATGGAGCTCTGCCATCTTCTTCTGCACGTCGGCTCGCGCCGCCCTGGCCTGCCACTCCAGCCACACACCCGCAGACAGCGCCAGCAGCAAGACGACCACCATGGCCGCCGCCAGAAAACGCGGCCGCCGGGTCACAAAGTGAATGTGCAGCGGCTTCATGTCGCCTCCACCTCAAAACAGGACTTCCAGCCACCCATGCTGTTCGCCGGATCACCGCTGCGGGATGTCCAGGCCAGCCGAACGCGCGCGCCATCGACACCCGCCGCCAGCACCACCGGCCCGCCATCCGGCTCCAGCAACTCAAGACCGGAGGCATGGCGCAACAGCTTTCGATGGGCGAGGGTCAAGTGCGACCACATGGGTTCAACGGCGACACATCGCCACCCTTGGCTCCCAACCCACTGACGAATCAGCTCCAGCATGGCGCCAGGCATCGCAGCCGCCAAGCCATGAACCGTGGGCGAAAGCACACAAGCCATCTTGTCGGCCTGCTCGGCAGCCAACCCCCAATGCAATGCCGCCTTGCGCTGTGCGATCCAGGCCCGTTCTTTCCAGTGGATGCCTTTGGGCACCTCGAAGATCACCGGCGGGCACAGCTGCGCGCTCAAGCTGATATGGACGCGACAGCGCGACCCGGGTGCATCCGCCCGAAGCGCCTCGTCCACCTTGCGCAGCAACGCCTGCAAGGGCAGCGTCGTGGGTGCGGTCACCGAGGCCATGGGCCGGCCGGGACGCCGGATCCAGACCTGGCCCCTGCACACGTACAAATCGAGTCGCTCAGCCCAGACCGACCACACGGTGGACCTCCTCGATCGTGGTGCGTCCGTCACCGACCAGCTCCAGTGCCTGGTAAGCCAGCCGATGTCGGCCATCGCCGTAGAGCAGATCCTTGAACGCCGACATGCTCTCCTGGGCCAGCATCATGTCGCGAACCCGATCGTTGAGCACATGCACTTCCGCAAGCACGAAGCGCCCTCGGTAACCCGTCCCACGGCAGGCGGGGCATCCCGCCGCCACAGGCACCCTGGCCGGAACGGGCAGAGCCTCCTGCTTCAACTGCGCTTGCTCCAGCGGCGACAGATCACGCCATTGGATGCAATCCGGGCAACACTGGCGCAGCAAACGCTGCACGACCACCCCATTGAGCGCCGAGGCGAGGGCAAACGCCTCGATCCCGAAATGCCGGAAACGGCCCAGCACATCCGGCAGGCTGTTGGCGTGGACGGTGGTGAACACCAGGTGCCCGGTCAGGGCCGACTGCACCGCAATCTGTGCCGTCTCCGGATCGCGGATTTCCCCGACCAGAATCTTGTCCGGGTCGTGCCGAAGAATCGAGCGCAGCCCCGTCGCAAAGGTCAGGCCCTTTTGCTCGTTCACGGGAATCTGCAAGACGCCCGGCAGCTCGTACTCCACCGGGTCCTCGATGGTGATGATCTTCTCCAACCCATCGTTGACCTCGGACAGGGCGGCGTACACCGTCGTGGTCTTGCCGCTGCCGGTCGGGCCAGTCACCAGCAGCATGCCGTGCGGCTTGGAGGCCAACGCCCGGACCCTGCGGGCCAGCTCCGCTGAAAACCCCAGCAGGTCCAGCGAAATCGTGGCGGTCTCGTGCCGCAGCTGCGCTTTGTCCAGCAACCGCAGCACCGCATCTTCGCCAAAGATGCTGGGCATGATGGACACCCGCAGGTCCACGCCGTCCCCTGCATCGCTTTGCCAGCGGATGCGTCCG
This Hydrogenophaga taeniospiralis DNA region includes the following protein-coding sequences:
- the dgoD gene encoding galactonate dehydratase, whose amino-acid sequence is MKITRLTTFLVPPRWCFLKIETDEGITGWGEPVLEGRAHTVAAMVEELADYLVGKDPRHIEDHWTVMYRAGFYRGGGIHMSALAGIDQALWDIKGKALGVPVSELLGGSVRDRIRVYSWIGGDRPSDTAAAAKAAVARGFTAVKMNGTEELQFIDTHDKIERCLANVAAVREAVGPNVGIGVDFHGRVHKPMAKVLVRELEPYKLMFVEEPVLSEHHEALKELAHVATMPIALGERLYSRWDFKRILSEGYVDIIQPDPSHAGGITETRKIAAMAEAYDVALALHCPLGPIALAANLQIDAGCYNAFIQEQSLGIHYNAANDLLDYVSNPEVFAYQDGMVTIPTGPGLGIEVNEAYVQERATEGHRWRNPVWRHKDGSFAEW
- a CDS encoding 2-dehydro-3-deoxy-6-phosphogalactonate aldolase, producing MNIPRSFHQALSECGLIAILRGLRPEEAVAIGRALYDAGFRIIEVPLNSPDPLASIRALRDALPADALVGAGTVISAQACADVAAAGGQIVVMPHSDPAVIRAAKAAGMACAPGVATLTEAYAALAAGADILKLFPAEALSPAVLKAWRAVLRPPVALVPVGGITPESIAPYAAAGASGFGLGSALYRPGDSAADVARHAAAFMQAWRLACPAA
- a CDS encoding GspE/PulE family protein, with protein sequence MTPERLQSLIQEARRQPSELEGWLWERLLAAGGVPAEQLARSLADWQGVEVLPMAPTFWRAATVLSADEAAALLVIDQASYLLVDDPWSAESMRRLDGAGREDLRLAIALPGQRAQSGAGRSRVAADTSKPEASPAVPQGSVVSFVNEAIAGAYAGGASDIHFETNRKGIHVKYRLDGVMSAGPALEDPAKAEEVISRIKVMGQLDITERRRPQDGRIRWQSDAGDGVDLRVSIMPSIFGEDAVLRLLDKAQLRHETATISLDLLGFSAELARRVRALASKPHGMLLVTGPTGSGKTTTVYAALSEVNDGLEKIITIEDPVEYELPGVLQIPVNEQKGLTFATGLRSILRHDPDKILVGEIRDPETAQIAVQSALTGHLVFTTVHANSLPDVLGRFRHFGIEAFALASALNGVVVQRLLRQCCPDCIQWRDLSPLEQAQLKQEALPVPARVPVAAGCPACRGTGYRGRFVLAEVHVLNDRVRDMMLAQESMSAFKDLLYGDGRHRLAYQALELVGDGRTTIEEVHRVVGLG